The window CAGGTACTTGGGTATACTGATccatcaccgtaagctatccaaTAAAGAATGGAAATCTATTGAAGAACGAATTGAAAAAAAAAACTTtgctgctggaagggcaagcttatGTCATATGGAGGTCGGCTAGTTCTGATTAACTCAGTACTGACTAGTATGCCGATGTTTCTACTTTCGTTCTTCGAAATTCCGAAAGGGGTTCGGAAGCGACTTGATTTCTTTATATATCGTTTCTTTTGGCAGTCTGATGAGGCCAAGAGGAAATACCGTCTCGCGCGATGGGATATCCTTTGCCGACctaaagaccaagggggtctcgGTATTGACAACTTAGAAATTAAGAATAAATGTCTTATGAGCAAATGGTTATACAAATTAGAGACAGAGCTGGAGGGCATGTGGTCTCAAATCCCGCGCAATAAGTATTTGCACTCGAAAACACTAGCCCAGGTTACCATGAGACCGACTGACTCGCCGTTCTGGAAGGGACTTATGCGGACGAAGGACCTGTTCTTTCGTAGGGTCAAATTCTTGGTTGGCAATGGAATGACAATAAGATTTTGGGAGTATACATGGTTAGGAGAGACGCCCCTGGCCGTCCAATATCCTACCCTATATAATATTGTGCAACGTAAGGAGGATTACGTAGGCATAGTCCTTCAAACTATTCCCTTGCACATCCAGTTCAGACGTGTGTTAGTTGGGGAGAGATGGACCGCCTGGATGCACTTGGCTCGGAGATTGATAGAAGTTCAACTCTCCGAGCAGCCGGATTCAACACAATGGAAGTTAACTAAGAATGGGATTTTTATGGTGAAATCATTCTGTATGGATTTGATTAACTCTTACCCCCTCTCAAGGTCGCTGCACATTTGGAAGGTTAAGGTTCCTTTGCGTATCAAAATCTTCATGTGGTTTGTCCACAAGCAAGTGATACTCACAAAGGACAACTTAATTAAGAGGCGATGGGTAGGCAGGTCGCggtgttgtttttgtgatcaTGATGGAACAATACAACACTTATTTCTTGAATGCCCACTCGCCAAGTTACTTTGGAGAACAATTCGTATAGCCTTTAATATTAATCCTCCAGTAGATATTGCATCTTTGTTTGGGACGTGGTTAGCTGGGGTTGAACAGATTACTGCGGCTcgtattcggattggaatatgtgcggtattatgggctatatggaactgcaggaatgatatgatttttaacagacaacacactttaacttttttgcaggttatcttcagagctacagcttggatccgtacgtggtccttactcactcctatggactccagggagcctttggttactgggtgcaaccaatggaagatggtagctcgggttatattcaaccggtttggatggcgctCGCATAACATGATAGGAGTCTAGGGAGCTTATCCTTCTTATTACCGTATCGGTTGTCCTTGTCCGCATGTaatttttctttttttacttTGTTCTGCTCCGTTTGCGAGCTGTAAGACTTTTATGACGATACTTCCTGGAttgttaataagatggccgcatgcatcatcatgatgtagaggccgggggcatgcctccatttccaaaaaaaaaagCTTGGCTTTTGTTGACAGATAAGCAAGAGAGGCCTGAATTATCCAACTCCTTGCCATGCATTACACAGTGCACTGATTAAATAGCATTCACCAATCAAATTAAACGGTACTGCCCACATTATTACAGATCAGAAATAGTATTGAATAGTATACAGAATTCTCTCACACTCACAAATAGTCATATTAAACAGTAGTCGGCCATACACGTCTGGTTCGCATTGAAAATCACAGTGCACAATAAAACAAGCACATGGAAAGTAAGAACAAATCTCACACAGCCGGCTGGCTGACCTGGCAATAGTTTTTCCTGATGGCTCCACATTCCTTCACTGATTCACGGACTTGTGATTCCTAGCCAACCTTCTCttctttcttctctttttttgcgGGACAATCTCACTAGAATTTTCTTCTGAGGCTAGCAAATGGATGACGAAACATAACAAAAGTTAGTAGCAGATCATCAGGACACAGCCCATTTTTCATGATACAAAAAAAAAGAATGCAGAAAACGGGATTAAAGTCTTacatgctgggtcttcaaacctTTGGTCGGGGATGTGCTTGATCTTCTGCCAATTTGGATGTCTGACTGTTTGACATGACTTCGTGAACTCACCACTGCAGTATGCAACAGAAAACTTCTCAAGAGATCGGGGCAGTGTTGGAAGCGACCGGATATTCAAGCACCCTTCAATTTCCAGTTCCTTGAGCGATGTGAGGTGCTCAATATTGCTTGGCAATGTGTCCCACCTGCAGTGACCAAGCCAGAGCACACGAAGATGAACGAACGCCTCAAGTTCAGGACAAGATCCCGGTTGGCTCCATCCAAACAACACAAGTTTTTGCAGGTTCTTTGGGCCACCTTTCTGTTTACCCACCATCCAATCTGGGTTTCTCGAGCTTTCATAGCCTGAGATAATCAGTTCTTCAAGACCTACGGGAGGGCACAGGCCCTCAAGCACCTCTGCTTCAACTTCTGAACTGCACCTTGTACCATCATCACCCCATTCCAACTTCAGTTCCTTCAACCGATCCTTGGCACCTAGATTGGCTTCAACAGCTTCCTCCTTGCTTTTAACATTTTCAAGGCCATAGATTGTCAGGCTGCCACGAACCTTGTTTAGGTCCCTAAGCTGCTTTATCTCATAACCCTGTTCATTCCTTACTGTGAACCTGCTGCTTGGTAACGCTTGGAGTGAGATCAGCCTGCCTATGTTAGGACAGTCCAAGTTCTCACAAATTATGTATCGCAGGTTCATAAGGTTATCAAGGGTAAATTCCCAAATTTGGCCATTGCTATGATTACCAATGTCTAGCAGCTGCATCTGGTGAAGCTTATTCGTTAGTGTGCTTGGTAAAATTACGGTGCACTCGAATGTCCTGAAAGCAAGATAGCATAGGTCCTTTAACTGTCTAATGGATTCTGGTACCAGGAACTTCTTGGGTTGTAAGATTGGAAGATGTTCCCGGCTGAAAGCAACAGCTAATACCCGCAGTTTACGTAGCCTCTTGCATATACTCTCCATGACTTTTTCCTCAACTGATGTATCCCTTTCAACAACATATATTATGAGGGTGTGTAAATTTTCCAATCCAAGGATCTTTTTAGTAATCAATTCTCCATCATAACGCTCTACAAGAAGATGGCAGACGTCTTGGGGAACATCTCCTTTCCATCCTTCTCCTCTCTGACTCCTTGCATTCTCGATTCTGAAGCAGTCCGTTCCACTAATCTTGTCTAATAAATCATGCAACAGGTCAGGAATTGTAAACCAAGTATCATGCCATTCTCCTCCTTGCTGAAGAAATGAGCATGACACTAACTCCTGAAAATAACTCTCAGCTATATCTTCCATGTCCTCCGTTGCACAACTGGTCTTTATAAACCCTTGTGCTACCCACAAGCGAACTAACACATCCCTTCTTAACTTGGATCTCTTGGGGAAAATACTGCAATATTTGAAGCTTCGCTGGAGATCTGGATTAAGTTGTTGATACCTCAACCAAAGAGCACCCATGGTGTCATTCAATATTTCCGGATTAAACTGCTGATAATAACATGCAATTAGCATTTTGGATGAATAATATAGTGATATTTGTCTATGGAACATAAATATATAATTAATTCAGAATGCTTGCATGGCATTAGTATGTAAAATATAGGTGCAACGAAATGTTCCCAAGAGTCCAAAAACAAATACGTTTTACATAGATACAAGTTTGTGCTCATTTCGTGGGTGCAAACTTTCACGACAATATGAACAAGTTTGAactgaaaagaaaaaaaactatgtTTTTTTAAAAGAACTTTAATGAAACATTTCTATCTTACAGAATATTTATGTTGTAAATATACCCATGATCAACAGACGGCCCAAATAAAAAAACTCATAGGAGGTAGATAATATATCACCGTCTCCGGCCAAATCTATGCACCGAAGGCATGTGGTTTTGGGCCATTGGATGGGAAAGTGTCCGGCATGATTCATGAATAAGTTGGGATATAGCATATATGTAGGAATAACCTTGTATTGTATGAAAATCTACGCGCACTTTAGCCCTTTGGGTTCCTGGTTTCTGCTATTGTTGCAAAATAATCGTTTAATTCTTATAAATATTCACCCACAGTCCATTTAAGAAAATTAACCCGAGATTTTATCTCGTCTAAAATTTAATAAAACTTAAATGAGTTTCACCATCAAGTTTCATATCCAAAACTTGATGAAACtgaatttcacaaaaaaaaaacaaGTTGAACTTGATGAATCTTAATTTTATATATGAACCGTAGTTTAGAAAAATCGCCAAAACTGTGGTGCAAGTTGATTTGAACTAAATACAAGTTTTTTTTATAAATATGTCAGTTGCCAATTGATCATGTCCATCACTTCGTCATCCAATGGTTGCTGATGTATGTGTGCATCCGATAAACAAATTCACTTGGTGAACTAGATACGTTGTCACAAGAGGAAAGTAGGACATCTCAAAAATGCTCGAAGCATAAGTACATTAACATTATATTGTTTCAAATGTCTCACCACAAAAAAAAAGATAGGTTCAAATTAGTCGTGTATCCAACATTGTTAATTTTAATATTAGCTATTGAGGTTTCTGAGCTCGTTCTTTAGGATGACGTCTAATTCTTAATGGAGGCAGTAATGATGTATTCAATAAGTTTGTAAATAGATACTTTCACATAATTTCGTTGGTAGAAAACAATTATATATTCTATTATTGATAAATCACGGTGAATCTAACAACATTATTTTATTCTAGTGCTTCTATTTCTTTTGCCTAATTTTGTTTTCAAAGTGTTAGCGATCATGAGGAACACTAGATGAGAAGAAAGAAAACACATGCCAAATCTGTTTGGCTACTTCTAGATACTTCCACTCTAGTGTActatttctttccttttcttttctatcctacctactgttttctagagtattccagctataagtagaagtatgtgaaggcttcccaaagccctataaatagaggtcctcgCCTCTACTTTGTAGGCAGACTATGTACCCCTACCTATAATAGAACTTGTTGTTCTTATCTAAGATCTTGGAGTAGATCTTGTGCCCTAGGAGTTCTGGATTGAACTCTTGCTGCCCTATCAGCCTACATTTGCCTCCAAAGAGCGATATCTAGCGCAGCACGTTGAAGCTGTTCCTTCAACACTTGTGCTGTACACATTGTAGCAGCAAGGTGGAGTTGCTCCTCCACAAACTTTGTGCTGCTTCAGGTGGTATTAGAGCCTCGTTGACCCATAATCGTTCTTGCTGTCCTCTTCGAGAGCAAGTTGCAGCAAGCAATGGAGCAATTGGAGAAGAGGATGGATGCTGCTGAACAACAAATCAAAGAGCTGTGTGAAGATCTTAATAGGAGATTTGACCAGTTGGTTGAGATGATAAGAAAGGGTGTCCCCCCTGCTACCAATGAAGGAGATTCACCTAAAGAACAAGAAGATGTttatcaaggaagaaggagaggtAATCTTGGAGCAAGACCGCCACAACAACATGTTGTTCAACATGCTTCAAGAAGGCCAATTTATGTTGAAGCTTCTGAAGGTGAAGAATATGATGAAGCCCTCGAAGAACCAAATCTCTACGCATATCGAAGAGCACCCAACCCTACATATGCAAGAGATAGATACAAGGTGAAAGATGAGATCCCAAGTTTTAATGGAAATGTTGACATTGAAGGGTGCCTGGATTGGTTATATGAAGTGGAGACTTTCTTTGAGGTCATGGAGGTTCCGGAAGGTCGTAGAGTTCCTTTGGTCGCATACAAGCTGAAAGGAGGAGCCGGTGCATGGTGGCATCGCGTTCAAGAGGAGCGCGGGCTGAGAGGAGAACCTCATGTTAGGACTTGGCGACAAATGAAAGGCCTCTTGAAAGGGAGATTTTTGCCCGCTGATTCTGACCAGATCCTATTTATCCAATTTCAAATTGTGCTCAAGGAAATAGGATTGTTTCAGATTATACGGAGGAGTTTCTAAGGCTACAAGTGAGGTGCAACCTTGCTGAAACTGAAGAGCAACAAGTTGCAAGGTACATCAAtggtctcaatgatgctattcaAGATCGATTGATGATGCAACAAATCTGGTCCGTTGATCAAGCACAAGCTCTAGCCTTAAAGGCCGAGAGGTTTGTGAGGATGAGAAAGACAACTAAGGCTCCATATCCTCCATACCCTGATACCGAAGGCTCATCTAGGAGCCAACCTAATAGAGTGGAAGAAAAGACCACTCCACcaaagacaaaacagcccatcccgAAGCAAACTAGAGGCAAGGGTAAGGCAAATGAAGGCCCAAAGTGCTATAAATGTGGTAAAGAGGGACACATATCTAGCGGTTGCCCACTAAGGAAATTTGTTAACACGACTATCCATGATGGTGAAAGCGATGAGGAAGAATACGAATCTGAAGATGTAGACGGACAAGTggtttgtcaagaagaaggtaaAGAGGTGGTATGTGTGATCCAGCGTGTCCTATGTTCCACACCACAACTCGATGACACACAACGGAAGAAAATATTTGAGAGCAAATGCATGGTGAATGGCAAGGTATGCAAACTAGTGATTGATAGTTGCAGCTGCGAGAATCTTATCTCGCAGAAGTTGGTGGACCATTTAAAGCTTGAAACCCATGATCATTCAAATCCCTACACTATTGGATGGATCAAGAAAGGAGTGAATATGAGGATCACCAGACAATGCAACCTGCCACTTTCTTTGGGTAAGCATTATCACTCAAATGTGGTGTGTGATGTGGTTGACATGGATGCCAGCCATGTTCTTCTTGGGAAGCCTTGGCAATTTGATGTGGATACACACACAAGGGCAAGGAAAATTCTTACTCTTTCATTTGGAACAAGAGAAAGATCATTATCTTACCAAACAAAACCGAAGGTAATACCTCTAAGGAGGAGGGGAAAACTATGTTAACTATCTCCCATACCTCTCATGAGTTTATGGAAGACTTGAAGGAGGCAGATTTGTGTGCTGCACTTGTTGTAAAGGGAGAAGAGCACCTGACAGTTGAAATTTCAGCAAAGGTACGTGGTTTATTGGCAGAATTTCATAACATACTTGGGGAGCCACATGGCTTGCCACCGATGAGAGGAATTCAACATAGAATTGACTTAATTCCGGGAGCAAGTCTTCCTAATCTTCCACACTATCGAATGAGCCCAAAGGAGCATGATATATTGAAGGAGAAAGTGgaggaattgttgcaaaaggggCACATTTGAGAAAGTATTAGCCCATGTGCTGTACCAGCCCTACTCGCGCCAAAGAAAGATGGATCTTGGCGCATGTGTACGGACAATAGAGCCGTTAACAAGATCACCGTAAGGTATAGATTCCCT is drawn from Aegilops tauschii subsp. strangulata cultivar AL8/78 chromosome 1, Aet v6.0, whole genome shotgun sequence and contains these coding sequences:
- the LOC109754232 gene encoding LOW QUALITY PROTEIN: uncharacterized protein (The sequence of the model RefSeq protein was modified relative to this genomic sequence to represent the inferred CDS: inserted 2 bases in 2 codons); protein product: MECRSIITPRELESMLCDETAEPKPLPLSLLKEITNDFSPKQKIGCGGFAEVYKGILENRTVAVKRMSNTYKYEKEYLREVECLMMVKHKNVVRFLGYCADTQGSMLKYEGKLVMADVRQRLLCFEFVPRGSLPEYITDTSCRLQWTERYQIIIGICQGLHYLHQNNIVHLDLKPENILLDDNLVPKITDFGLSRCFRPMQSQTFTVNIRGTEGYLAPECRNGEITHRLDIYSLGIIIKEVLSTGESWYLNDNVDKVVESWSAILEKPQQXVQLEQVRVCAEIAMKCMEINPARRPDTXHIIGALDGRETINGYIESSMITSQQAKNATNERYHDTPNALGETMKQHKFNPEILNDTMGALWLRYQQLNPDLQRSFKYCSIFPKRSKLRRDVLVRLWVAQGFIKTSCATEDMEDIAESYFQELVSCSFLQQGGEWHDTWFTIPDLLHDLLDKISGTDCFRIENARSQRGEGWKGDVPQDVCHLLVERYDGELITKKILGLENLHTLIIYVVERDTSVEEKVMESICKRLRKLRVLAVAFSREHLPILQPKKFLVPESIRQLKDLCYLAFRTFECTVILPSTLTNKLHQMQLLDIGNHSNGQIWEFTLDNLMNLRYIICENLDCPNIGRLISLQALPSSRFTVRNEQGYEIKQLRDLNKVRGSLTIYGLENVKSKEEAVEANLGAKDRLKELKLEWGDDGTRCSSEVEAEVLEGLCPPVGLEELIISGYESSRNPDWMVGKQKGGPKNLQKLVLFGWSQPGSCPELEAFVHLRVLWLGHCRWDTLPSNIEHLTSLKELEIEGCLNIRSLPTLPRSLEKFSVAYCSGEFTKSCQTVRHPNWQKIKHIPDQRFEDPASSEENSSEIVPQKKRRKKRRLARNHKSVNQ